GCCATGAGGCGATCGACCAGAGCGTGGGTGGTATGCGGGCTGTCCCCGCCGCGATCAGCGGACACCCGGTCGTGCTCGTGGATCGTCACGGTCTATGTCTCCCTATGTGCATCGGTACGTGTCAGTTCGTACAGCGGCCCAGGCTGCCGTGCGGGGCATCCCCGACTCCGCACCGACTCCCAGCCGAAATCCTCTGACCGGTGTGTTGTCGGTGGGCCGGCCCGTGGGTCGAGCAGCGCGACGGGCTGCATCGGCCTTATAAGAGTCTCATAAGGATCGGTCCACCTTGTTTACACAGATCGGTTACTGGCGAGTTCTACGTACGGGTAACCGTGTCGTGGGTAACGCCGGGTTCGACGGCCGGCGCGTATGTGTTGACCAAACGTCCTGCGTGCAGGTGGTTACGGTGGAGTAGCTATAACTGCGCTGATCAAGGCAGTTTTGTTATCAAATCGTTATGCTGGGAATTCGCTCTACGCCGGGCGCGTGCCGACGCGCCGACCCAAAGGCCGCGCCATTGGCGGCGTTGGCCCGGGGTTGGCAATGCCGTGCAGCGGGCGAACGAGTGTTTGCTGTAGTGCAGCGGGGGCCAGGCTCGGGGCGGCAGGCTAAGCCCACTGCCCGAATTGGGGCTTCAGGATTTGGTTGACGTCCACCCCGACCCCACCAACCTTGCGCTTATCGATCTCCACCTGGTGCAGATGCGCGGCCGGGTGGGTGTATCCCTTGGGCGAGCCCCAGTTGTGCTGCCAGAAGTACGAGCCCAAGCCATCGTTGACGGCCCAGTCGATGGTTTTGGAGTTGGCGTACACGCCGGTCCGCTGGTGTCCGATCACCGACTCCCAGGACCGCAGATATGGCACGATCTGGTTCTTGTACTGCTCATATGATGGGTTGTCGTCGATCGAGGCGTAGATCGGGGCGCTCGTCGGGCCGCCGGCAGCGGCATGCAGCTCCGACCCCCGTCTGGCGTGCTGCACGCCGGCGCTGGCACCGCCCAGCCAGTCGGCAGTGCTCCCCTTGCCGTATTGATAACAGGACACGATCTTGAGCCCATTGCCGCTCAGGTCACGGGCCTCGCTGAGCTGGATCGGCTTGCCAAGCATCCAGGCGCCGCCAGGCCGCCGATCGGACACGTACCGGATTGCCCCCACCGCGCCGGCAGCCCTGATCTGGCTGGCGGGGATGACACCGGCGGCGTAGTCCAACAGGGTGCCCAGCGAACCGGCCGATGCCGGCGCGGCGCGCAACGACGACGCAACGACGCCAAGACCCAGCACGCCCGGAGTCGCCGCCGCGAATTTGAGCACATCACGCCGAGAGACCGACATATGCCACAGGGTACGACAAAAACAACAACTGTCACACTGGTTTCAGTGGTCACGGATGCATCACACTGGCAGAACACATGCATGCGGCCATACCGACACCGGTGCGGTCTCGGGCAGGCCGCCTCTCCCTGCGACCACTACTACGGTGTGATCGCCTACGCTCCCAACGGCGCAATGGGCAAAATCGTCGCGCCACCGCACTCGAGGCCAGGCGGATATCGACGCATAAGAACTTTGCGGCGTCTTAGCTGCAAAGTGCTCAGCAACTTCACCAACTACCACGGGGGAGTCCGACGATCGCGCCCGCTGGCAGAACCTGGACGTGCAACCAGTTGAGTAGTTCCCACACTGCGCGCCGAGCGTGGGCTGGCTGCGCCGAATGTGCACTGGTGGCGGCGACACGCCCGGGCGACGCCGCCGTGGTTGCACGTTCGGCGTAGGCAGCCCCGTGCGCTTGCCGGGCAGGTGTCCTCAAAGGTCCAACTAGACACACATATCAGACACTAGTATGTACATATGACCGTAAAGAGGACCACGATTGAGCTGGACGAAGATCTTGTGCGGGCAGCCCAGGCCGTCACCGGGGAAACATTGCGAGCGACGGTCGAGCGCGCGCTGCAGCAGCTGGTGGCCGCGGCTGCCGAGCAGGCCGCCGCGCGCCGGCGGCGGATCGTCGACCATCTCGCGCACGCCGGCACTCACGTGGACGCAGACGTGCTGCTCTCCGAGCAGGCGTGGCGATGACCACCTGGATTCTGGACAAGAGTGCCCACGTGCGACTCGTGGCCGGCGCCACGCCGCCAGCCGGCATCGACCTCACCGACCTCGCCATCTGCGATATCGGCGAACTTGAATGGCTGTATTCAGCACGGTCAGCTACCGACTACGACAGCCAACAAACGTCACTGCGCGCCTATCAAATCCTTCGCGCACCCAGCGACATCTTTGACCGGGTTCGCCACCTTCAGCGCGACCTAGCCCACCACCGTGGGATGTGGCATCGAACGCCGCTTCCGGACCTATTCATCGCCGAAACCGCGCTTCATCACCGGGCCGGCGTGTTGCACCACGACCGTGACTACAAACGAATTGCCGTCGTACGGCCTGGGTTTCAAGCATGCGAACTCTCTCGCGGGCGCTAGCTTCGCCCGAATCCGTGAGCGGAGGCGATAATCCTTACAGGCCATCAAAAAAGTCCTCGTCGAGCCGTAAGAGTTCGACGGTCTGCACCGCCTGGACACCGACTCGATACCGCACGAGCAGCTCGGCCAGCCGAGCGCCGTCGATGAGTTCGATCCGGGCGTTGATCCGCTCAGCTTCCTCGCGGGCACCGCGGGAAAACGATGACGTGGTGATGTAGACGCCCCGGTCGCCCTGCTTGCCCAGGAGGGCGCCGGCGAACTCGTGGATCTTCGGCCGGCCAATCGTTTGGTCGACGGCGTATCGCTTGGCCTGCACGTAGATGCGGTCCAGCCCGAGCGGGTCCTGGCTGATGATTCCGTCGATGCCAGCGTCACCGGAGGCACTCGTCCGTTCCACCGCGCCGGCTCGCCCGTAACCCATCGCCTCCAAAAGTCTGATAACCAGATCTTCAAACCCGGTGGGCGACAACGTGAGTGCCTTCTTCAGGATCTCCCCCTCGACGGCTGCCCGGTTCTCCGCAAGCGCAGCGTCGATGAGATCCTCGGGTGAGACCTGCACATCGTCCCCGGACGGTCGCTTGGCGGTCGCGTCGACTGGCTGCTTGGCTTTGGTTCGCTCACGAAAAGCGATGTACGACGGGAACTCCCGCAGCACAGCCATGTCGACGCGCTCGGGATGCGCCTTCAGGACTTGACGGCCCGTGTCCGTGACCTGGACGTGGCCCCGCGTGGGACGGTCGAGCAATCCGGCCTGCGACATGTGAGTGAGAGACCAGTGCACCCTGTCGTACATGGTCCTTTGCCGACCGCTGGGCAACATCTGCGCCCGCTCGTCGTCGGACAGACCGAACTCGTCGGACATCGCCGCGATGACGTCCTTGGCCGACTTCGCTTGTCCATCGGCAAGATACGCGAGAATCGGCCGCATCAACGTCTGGGCATCAGGGATCGTCATGGGGAGCCATTATCCAGCTGGCTTGTCAGCCCTCCGAACCGGCCAAGTTGGGTAAGTCCATCCGGGGCTCCGTGTTCTGACAGGCCCGCTGCAGGCGTCGCATCTTCCTCATCTGCCCCACGTGTACCCGGTCCCGCCGACCTAAAAGGTCGGCATATCCCTGCCATGCCGGGACGCGTGAGGCGGGTGAGACACAAGGGAACGTGCACCTCGCGCACCGGGTCGCCAGCAGCCGCGACACGCCGTCGTCCAGTGCCACACCGAATGCGGTGTCGGGCTCGGCGTCAAACGCTGCCGATCGGCCTTGCCTCGTCAGGCCGCCGACAGCACCGCCCTGGGCTCACGGTCCGCGGCTCCGCCGGGATCCGACCGGCGGCGGCTCAACCCCCTCGATCGTCTTGAGCCGGTCGACAGACCGATCGAAAGACGGCCACCGGATCGTCCCGGCAGGGGCGAGGAAGTCCGGCGTCCGAGCAAGCACCGGGCGATTGCCCTCAACGCGGAAGACAACCCGATCACCCGATTGCAGGCCGAGCGCGTCGCGCACCGCTTTCGGAACCGTCACCTGCCCCTTCGACGTGACGATGGGTTCGTCGGAGTGCCTGCTTCACCGTTGCCGTACGCCGCCCGTACCCTCACACTCTGTGGAGCTGCTCGTCGCCGCCAACCCCGCTGAAGACTCGCGCCTGCCCTACCTGATCCGGCTGCCGGTGGGCGCGGGACTGGTCTTCGCCACCTCAGACGTGTGGCCGCGCACCAAGGCGCTGTATTGCCATCGCCTCGACATCGCCGACTGGCCCGCCGACCCCGTCGTCGTCGACCGGGTCGAGCTACGCAGCTGCAGCCGCCGGGGCGCGGCCATCGACGTCGTCGCCGCCCGCGCGCGGGAGAACCGATCGCAACTGGTGCACACCATGGCGCGCGGCCGCCAGGTGGTGTTCTGGCAGAGCCCCAAAACGCGCAAACAGTCGCGGCCGGGCGTGCGCACCCCCACCGCCCGCGCCGCCGGCATCCCCGAGCTGCACATCGTCGTCGACGCCCACGAACGCTACCCCTACACCTTTGCCGACAAACCCGCGAAGACGACGCGGGAAGCCCTGCCCTGCGGCGACTACGGCCTGAAAGTGGCCGGCCAACTCGTGGCGGCCGTCGAGCGTAAAGCGTTGGCGGACCTTACTTCTGGCGTGCTGAACGGCAACCTGAAATACCAACTGACCGAACTGGCCGCGCTGCCACGGGCCGCCGTGGTGGTCGAGGACCGCTACTCGGAGATCTTCGCGCACTCCTTCGCCCGCCCGACGGCGATCGCCGATGGGCTGGCCGAATTGCAGATCGGCTTTCCCAACGTGCCGATCGTGTTCTGCCAAACCCGCAAGCTCGCCCAGGAATACACCTACCGCTATCTAGCCGCCGCCCTCACCTGGTTCGTCGACGATGCCGACGCCACCACGGTTTTCGAGCCGGCTGCCGCCGAGCCCGAGCCCAGCAGCGCCGAGCTGCGCGCGTGGGCCAAAAGCGTCGGCCTGCCGGTGTCCGACCGGGGGCGCCTGCGCCCGCAGATCCTGCAGGCCTGGCGAGCCGCCCATCCCCGGTGACTACAACACCTCGACGAGGCCTGCGGATGCTGAATCGGCCAGTGCGGCATCGAATGTGACCAACCGGCCCCCGTAGCGCGCGGCCAAGGCGATGAGATGGCAGTCGGTGACCCGACGGTGGTTGGACACCGCATCGCGATCGCCGGCGCTCCCAACGATCAGTGGCACATCGTCAGGCCAAAACGTGTGCCCGGCAAGAGAAGTCATCGCCGCCAACTGAGCGATCGCGATAGCCGGCGTGGTCGACACCTGCATCACACTGCGATTGCTTGAAATTCGGACATACCCTGCCTCGGTGATCGGCGTGGTGGCCCACCCATTCGAGGAGAACTGCGTGAACCATCGCTGCGCGGCCGCATGGTGAACGTGATTCGGCCAGCCCAGCGCGATCAGCACATTGACATCGAGCAGTGCCGTCACACGTCGTCCTCGAGCGCGCGGACGACATCCTCGGAAGTCACCGTCGGCGCATCCGGCGGAACATCAAAAACCGGAAATCCGTCAACCTCGACAATCCCAACCGGACGGAGCGACCTACGCGCCAACTCAGAAATTACCGCGCCGACTGACTTGCCCTCCGACCGCGCGATGCTACGAGCATCTTCTAGAACATCATCATCAATCTGCAACGTGGTGCGCATAGCATCATGTTACGGGGCTTGGGCCAGCTTTCACGCGTCTTCGGCGACCCCCTGCAGCACACTGTCGCCGTTGACGGTGCCATTCAAAGCCGAAGCGTCCCGCGGTACCTCGAAGGCCGGCAGCGCGGCACCTACCGTGGCGACGGCGTTGCGCGCGGCCTCCATCCGGGCCAATGCCGCCTGGGTGAACACCGACAACCCCAGGTCGGGGTTGTATCCGTGGATCTCTTTGACGTCGAGCTGGGCAAGAAAGTAGATGATCTCCTTGGAAACCAGTTGACCCGGCACCAGTACCGGGAAGCCGGGCGGGTAGGGCACCACGAACGTGGTGGATACCAGAGTCTTGCCCTCAGCCAGCCGGCGCCCGGCCAAGCCGATCTGCACGTACTCACGGTCGGCCTCTTCGTAGCCGGCGTAGAAAGCCGACCGCATGTCACCGAAAGAGCTGGCGTCGTCGGGGCGGAAGGCAAGGTCGAACTCGCTGAAATCTGGTAGATGCGGCAGATCCTGCGTGATCTCCTCGACGTGGCGTCGGTGTAGAGCAAGGTCGGCCCCGCTGGCCGCCTTCTGGCTGCGGTCCAGATCGATCGCCACCCGACGCAACACATCGAGCAGATAGTGCACGCTCGACCAGGTGACGCCGATCGTGAAGATCAGCAACACGCTGTTGATAGACGTTTTGTTGATCTGGATGCCGAATCGCTCCATCAGGATCTTCTCGCGGAAGTCGTACCCGTTCATCCCGGTCGCCCCGATAAACAGGGTGAGCCGCGTCGGATCGAGCACGAATTGATCGGACCGCCAGGCTTCGTTCCAATCGGCCAGAGCCCCCTGCCTGACCTGACGGTACGAGCTGACCGTCGAGGACCGAAAGGCATCGGGAACCAGGTCGGACTCGTCAAGGATGCGGAACCACTTGCTGATCAGCCGGTCTTTGCGGACGCGATGGCGGAACACCAGCGCCATGTTGTAAACATGGCGGACCAGCTCGAACCCTTCGATGTCAACCTGTCGGCGCGCCAAGTCCAACGAGGCGAGAAGTTGCTGGTTGGGCGAGGTCGAGGTGTGGGTCAAGAATGCCTCACCGAACGCGTCCCGGGTGAGCGCTTTGAAATCCTGGTCGCGCACGTGGATCATCGATGCCTGCCGTAGCGCGGACAGCGACTTGTGAGTCGAATGCGTCGCATACACTCGGACCCGAGCGCGGTTGGGGTCTGGCAACAGCCGGTGATCAACCCACTCGGAGCGGTCCACTCCGTCCATCGACGCACACCAATTCCGGTATTCCTCAGCGTATTCCGCAGTGGACAACATCTGCTCGAGTCGCTCGGCAGCAATCATCGCGGTCCGCTGCCGGGCCCAGGGCACCGCCGTCGCAAACGCATACCACGCCTCGTCCCACAAAAAGCAGATGTCCGGTTTGATCGCTAGCACCTCCTCCATCACCCGGCGCGGGTTGTACACCACGCCGTCAAACGTGCAGTTGGTGAGCAACAGCATGCGCACCCGGTGCAGCTGTCCGGCGGCCTCGAGGTCCAGCAGCGCCTGCTTGATGGTGCGCAACGGCACGGCACCATAAATCGCGTACTGCGGCAGCGGATATGCGTCGAGGTACATCGGGTACGCGCCGGCAAGTACCAGGCCGTAGTGGTGCGACTTGTGGCAATTGCGGTCGATGAGCACGATGTCGCCGGGGCGGGTCAGGGCCTGCACGACGATCTTGTTGGCGGTCGATGTTCCGTTGGTGACGAAGTAGGTCTGGTTGGCGTTCCAGGTCACCGCGGCTTTGTCCATCGCCGTCTTGATGTTGCCATGCGGGTCCAGCAGCGAGTCCAGTCCACCAGAGGTTGTCGAGGTCTCGGCCATGAAGATGTTGCGGCCGTAGAACTCGCCCATGTCGTGCAGTGACTTGGAGTTGAAGATGCTGGCGCCGCGCGCGACGGGAAGGGCATGAAATTGGCCGACCGGCGCCGCCGCATAGGCCCGCAGCGCATCGAAAAACGGTGTGGCATAACGGTTTCGTAAACCCGCGAGCACCGTGCTGTGCAGGTCGGTGACGTCGTTGAGCCGGTAGAAGGTGCGGTCGTAGACGTCGGGCTCGTCCTGGGTCTCGGCGGCGATCGACTCGTCGGTGAGCAGATAGAGGTCGATGTGGGGCCGCAACTCACGGATCCACTCGGCGCATTCCACCCAGTCGTGGGTCTCGTTTGCCACCGCTTCGTCGCCATCGGTGCCCAGCAGCGTGGTCATCAGCGGCACCCGGTCGCGGGACCGCAGCGGCAGGTCGTGACGGATGATCGCCGCCTGAATCTCGCCATTCAGCGCCACCGCGGTGATGGCATCTTCGATGCTGGCCACCACGAGCAACTCGAACTGCACCTCGTCGGCCGGATTGCGCAACTGCCGCAGGCACTCGGCCAAGCTGTCCGGAGCCGTCGCCGGGGAGTCGTCGGCGAGCAGCACGGTGTAGAACTGCTGCTGTTTGGCCTGCGCTACCAGCTCCTGCTCCGCCAGTGACGCGGAGGTGTCGAACAGCGCTGTGCGGTCGCCGTATTCGGACAGCAGTCGTACGGCCAACGACACTTCCTCGGTAAGCCGCACCGTGGAATGACTATCCAGATGAGCGCGGAAAGTCGCCAGATTCTGTGCCCCCGGATACAGCCAGTACCGCTCATAGGCGCCGATGCGGTCCATCAGCCGCTTCGCCCGAGCCACGTCGTGTGTGGTGTCGAGCCCGGCGAGGTCGACCTCCGCCAGGTGACGACACGCGTCATCGAGCAGGTTCCAGGTGTCCAGGCGGGTGTAGGACGGGTTGGCCACCGCGGCCAGCGCGGAGACATGCAGCCGTCGCGGGCGGACGCTGTTTGGGTTCATGTCGTCACCTGTTCTCTGGTGCGGGTAGCGCCGTAGAGTGCAACCAGGCAATTATCGCGCGCAGGACCGGGTCAGTCAGCTAAGTCGTCGCTGTCCGCGATCCGCCGATTAGCCCGATTCCCGGAGTTGTCCACCCAGCGCAGCACCGGCAGCTGCGAAAGCTCCCGGCGGCGTGCCGGCAGATCGGTGACGTCACCCAGCGAGCGCACCACGGCCTGCGTCAGGCCCATGATGGCGGCCATCACCGGTAGCAGCGGCTGCAACGGCTTTGCCGCCGTGCGAACAGTGCTGATGCGGCGTGCCAAGATCAGGCGTTCGATCGCGTGATACAGCCAGGCGCCGACACCCAGCGCGTAGATCGACATTGCCGAGGCGACAATGGTCAGCCCGTAGGCGGCGCACACCACGGCACCGAGCACCACCGTCGCAGCCAGGACGGCCGCGACCACGACGCGCAGCTCGAGCCGGGTCATCACGCCCCCCCACGCACCGCTTGAGCGGCCGCACGCAGCTGCGGGGTCACCAGCATGACCTGGCCCAGCACCCCGTTGACAAAGCCCGGCGAGTCGTCGGTCGACAGCTCCTTGGCCAGCTGGACGGCCTCGTCGACGACCACCGGCTCCGGCACATCCGCCGCGTGGAGCAGCTCCCATACCGAGACGCGCAGAATGGCGCGATCCACGGCGGGCAACCGGTCCAGCGTCCAGCCCCGCAGATGCGCGGTGATCAGGTCGTCGATGTGGGCGGCGTGTTCACTGACCCCTCGAGCCACCGCGGCCGTGTACGGATGTAGCCGGGCAATGTCGGGCTTCGCTTCGGCCAGCGCGGCACGGGTGTCGACCACCTCGGCCGCGCTGATGCCGCGGACCTCGGCCTCGAACAGCAGGGCCACCGCGCGCTTACGGGCCTGATGTCGTCCGCGAACCGGCTTTCTGTCCGACATCGTCAGGCGTTGACCCGGCCCAGGTAGCTACCGTCGCGCGAATCCACCTTTAGTTTGTCTCCGGTATTGATGAACAGCGGCACGTTGATCTGGGCTCCGGTCTGAAGGGTGGCCGGCTTGGTGCCCGCGCTGGACCGGTCGCCCTGCAAGCCGGGCTCGGTGTGAGTGACCTCGAGCTCGACGGTCACCGGCAGCTCGATGTATAGCGGCACGCCGTTGTGGAACGCCACCTGCACCGGCATGCCCTCCAGCAGGAACCGTGCCGCGTCCCCGACCAGGGCCTCCGGCAGCGGGTGCTGCTCGTAGTCTTGGCTGTCCATGAACACGAAGTCCGAGCCGTCGCGGTAAAGGTAGGTGGTATCGCGCCGGTCGACGGTGGCGGTGTCCACCTTCACCCCGGCGTTGAACGTCTTGTCGACGACCTTGCCCGAGAGCACGTTCTTCAACTTGGTGCGCACGAACGCCGGACCCTTGCCCGGTTTGACGTGCTGGAACTCGGTGATTGTCCACAGCTGGCCGTCGATTACCAGGACCAGCCCGTTCTTGAAGTCAGCAGTGGTCGCCACGTGGGTCTCCTACAGAATGGCCAGTTCTTTGGGGAACCGGGTCAACAATTCCGGGGTCTGCCCGGCGGTTTCAGGCATTTTCGGCGTCCCGCCAGCCACTACCAATGTGTCCTCGATGCGGACACCGCCGCGGCCGGGTAAATAGACACCGGGCTCCACGGTCACCACGGAGCCCGCCAGTAGTGTACCGGCGGATGTGACCCCGATGCCCGGCGCTTCATGTATCTGCAGGCCAACACCGTGTCCCAGTCCGTGACCGAAGTGCTCGCCGTAGCCGGCGTCGGCGATCAGCTGGCGCGCTGCAGCGTCCACCCCCCGCAGCTCGGCACCCGGCAGCAACGCCTGCCGACCGGCCTGTTGCGCCTCGGCCACCAGCTGATAGATCTCTAGCTGCCAGTCGGCGGCCTTGCCCAACACGAAGGTGCGGGTCATATCGGAGTGGTACCCGGCGACCAGGGCGCCGAAGTCGATCTTCACGAAATCGCCGACCTGCAGCACCGCGTCGGTCGGCCGGTGGTGCGGGATCGCCGAATTGGCCCCGGCAGCCACGATCGTCTCGAATGACACCGCGTCAGCGCCATGATCGAGCATCAGGGCCTCCAGCTCGCGGCTCACCTGCCGTTCGGTTCGGCCCGGCCGCAGGCCGCCGCGGGCCACCAAGTCGGTCAGCGCGGCATCGGCTGCTTCGCAGGCTAGTCGCAGCAGCGCCAGCTCGCCGGCGTCTTTAACCTCGCGCAGTGACTCCACAGTTCCGGATGCCCGCACCAACTCGGTGTTCTTGCCCTCCAGCGCGCCCGCCAAGGCGTCCAGGCCGTCCACCGTGACCACGTGGCTCTCGAAGCCCAGCTTTCCCACGCCGGCCTCGCCGGCCCGGCCGGCCAGGTAGCGCCCGACCGCGCGCTCGATAGCCACTTCGAGGTCGGGCGCTTGCGAGGCGGCCTGAGTGCGGTACCGGCCGTCGGTGGCCAACACGGCATCGCGCTCATCGGCGAACACCAGCAATGCGCCGTTGGACCCGCTGAAGCCTGATAGATATCGCACGTTTATCAGGTCGCTGATCAGCATCGCATCCAACCCGGAGGCAGCGATTTGTGCTTTCAGCTTGTCTCGACGCTGGGAATGTGTCACGACCCTTGACGGTACTCGCTACGCTGAATGCCCATGACTAACTGGATGCTGCGCGGGTTGGCGTTCGCCGCCGCGATGGTGGTTCTCCGCCTGTTCCAGGGGGCATTGATCAACGCGTGGCAGATGCTGTCCGGGCTGATCAGCCTGGTGCTACTGCTGCTCTTCGCGATCGGAGGGGTGGTGTGGGGTGTGATGGACGGGCGCGCCGACGCCAAGGCGAGCCCTGACCCCGACCGCCGCCAAGACCTGGCCATGACCTGGCTGTTGGCCGGCCTGGTAGCCGGCGCGCTCAGCGGCGCGGTGGCCTGGCTCATTTCGCTGTTCTACAAAGCGATCTACACCGGGGGCCCAATCAACGAGCTGACCACGTTCGCGGCCTTCACCGCGCTCATCGTCTTTCTGGTCGGGATCGTCGGGGTAGCCGTGGGCCGGTGGCTGGTGGACCGGCAGCTGGCGAAGGCACCGGTGCGACACCACGGGCTTGCCGCTGAACACGAGCGGGCCGCCGACACCGATGTATTCTCCGCCGTTCGCGCCGACGACAGTCCGACCGGGGAGATGCAGGTCGCGCAGCCTGAGGCACAAACCGCGGCCGTCGCCACGGTCGAACGTGAGGCACCCACCGAGGTGATCCGCACCACCGAAAGCGATACACCCACCGAGGTTATCCGCACCGACACCGAGGCGGACCAGACCAAGCCCGGCGACGAGCCCAAGAAGGATTAACCCTCACGTCCCGACATGCTCAGCTAGGTACCGCAGGGCCAGCAGGTAGCCCTGGATGCCGAGCCCGACGATCACCCCGGTCGCGATGGGGCTGAGGTAGGAGTGGCGGCGGAACTCCTCACGCGCATGCACGTTGGAGATATGCACCTCGATCAGCGGAGCGCTCAGCTCCGCGCAGGCATCGCGCAGTGCCACCGACGTGTGCGTCAGACCGCCGGCGTTGAGGATCACGGGTTCGGCCGCATCGGCGGCCTGATGAATCCAGTCCAGCAGCTGGGCTTCGCTATCACTTTGCCGCACAACGGCTTTGAGTCCGAGCTCGGCGGCCTCACGCTCGATCAGAGCGACCAGCTCGTCGTGGGTGGTGCCGCCATAGACGGCGGGCTCGCGCCGGCCCAACCGGCCCAGGTTGGGGCCGTTGATCACGTTCACGATCAGTTCGCTCATGGGGCGCAAACTCCGGCGTAGGCGGTTACCAGCAGACCGGGGTCCGGTCCCACCATTCGGCCCGGCTTGGCCAATCCGTCGAGCACCACGAACCGCAACACACCCGCCCGAGTCTTCTTGTCGCCGGCCATGATTTCCAGCAGCTGGGGCAGCGCGTCCGGGTCGTAGCTGACCGGCAATCCCAACGAGGACAGGATGGTGCGGTGGCGCTGCGCGGTCGCGTCGTCGAGCCGCCCGGCAAGCCTGGCCAGCTCGGCCGCGAACACCAGCCCCACCGACACGGCGGCGCCGTGGCGCCACCGGTAGCGTTCCCGGCGCTCGATCGCGTGGCCTAATGTGTGGCCGTAGTTGAGGATTTCGCGCAGCTCGGATTCCTTTTCGTCGGCGGCGACCACCTCGGCCTTGACGGTGATCGCGCGCCGGATCAGCTCGGGCAGCACGTCGCCGGCCGGGTCGAGTGCGGCCTGCGGGTCAGCTTCGATGAGATCCAGGATCACCGGGTCGGCGATGAAGCCGGCCTTGACCACTTCGGCCATGCCGCAGATCATTTCGTCGCGTGGCAAGGTTTGCAGCGTCGCCAGGTCCACCAGGACCGCCAACGGCTGATGAAACGCCCCGACCAGGTTCTTGCCGGCGTCGGTGTTGATGCCGGTCTTGCCGCCGACGGCCGCATCGACCATGCCCAGCAGTGTGGTGGGCAGGTGCACAATCGAGACGCCGCGCAGCCAGGTGGCCGCCGCGAACCCGGCGACGTCGGTGGCGGCCCCGCCGCCGAGGCTGACCAGGGCGTCTTTGCGGCCGATTCCGATGCGGCCCAACACCTCCCAGATGAATCCCACGACGGGCAGGTCCTTGCCGGCCTCGGCGTCGGGGATCTCGATGCGGTGCGCGTCGACGCCCTTGCCGGCCAAGCGCTTTCGGATCTCTTCCGCGGTCTCGGCTAGTCCGGGCTGATGCACGACGGCGACCTTGTGCCGGTCGGCCAGCAGGTCTTCCAGCTCGTCGAGCAGGCCGGTACCGATGACCACCGGGTATGGCGGATCGACGGCCACCTGCACGGTCACGGGTGCGCCGATATCGGTCATGTGGCCGCCTCGCTGGGGCTGGGAACCTGCAGCCGCGACAGGATATGGCGGACCACCGCCCCGGGGTTGCGGCGATTGGTGTCCACTCGCATGGTCGCGACGCGCCGGTACAGCGGTGCCCGCTTGGCCATCAGCGCGCGGTATTTTTCGGCGCGGTCGGGGCCGGCCAGCAGTGGGCGCACGGTGTTGCCGCCGGTGCGGCGCACGCCCTCGGCGGCGCTGATCTCCAGGTAGACGACGGTGTGGCCGGCCAGCGCCGCGCGCACACCGGGGCTGGTCACCGCGCCGCCGCCGAGCGACAGCACACCGTCGTGGTCGGCCAGTGCCGCGCGCACCACGTCCTCCTCGATACGTCGGAACTCCTGCTCCCCGTCGGTGGCGAAGATGTCGGCGATGCTGCGTCCGGTCCGCTGCTCGATCGCGACGTCGGTGTCGAGCAGGCCGACCCCGAGCGCCTTGGCCAGCCGGCGCCCGATGGTGGACTTGCCGGAGCCCGGCAGGCCGACGAGAACCGCTTTGGGTGCCATC
Above is a window of Mycobacterium tuberculosis H37Rv DNA encoding:
- the aroD gene encoding 3-dehydroquinate dehydratase (AROQ (3-dehydroquinase) (type II dhqase)), with the translated sequence MSELIVNVINGPNLGRLGRREPAVYGGTTHDELVALIEREAAELGLKAVVRQSDSEAQLLDWIHQAADAAEPVILNAGGLTHTSVALRDACAELSAPLIEVHISNVHAREEFRRHSYLSPIATGVIVGLGIQGYLLALRYLAEHVGT
- the aroB gene encoding 3-dehydroquinate synthase, which translates into the protein MTDIGAPVTVQVAVDPPYPVVIGTGLLDELEDLLADRHKVAVVHQPGLAETAEEIRKRLAGKGVDAHRIEIPDAEAGKDLPVVGFIWEVLGRIGIGRKDALVSLGGGAATDVAGFAAATWLRGVSIVHLPTTLLGMVDAAVGGKTGINTDAGKNLVGAFHQPLAVLVDLATLQTLPRDEMICGMAEVVKAGFIADPVILDLIEADPQAALDPAGDVLPELIRRAITVKAEVVAADEKESELREILNYGHTLGHAIERRERYRWRHGAAVSVGLVFAAELARLAGRLDDATAQRHRTILSSLGLPVSYDPDALPQLLEIMAGDKKTRAGVLRFVVLDGLAKPGRMVGPDPGLLVTAYAGVCAP
- the aroK gene encoding shikimate kinase; the protein is MAPKAVLVGLPGSGKSTIGRRLAKALGVGLLDTDVAIEQRTGRSIADIFATDGEQEFRRIEEDVVRAALADHDGVLSLGGGAVTSPGVRAALAGHTVVYLEISAAEGVRRTGGNTVRPLLAGPDRAEKYRALMAKRAPLYRRVATMRVDTNRRNPGAVVRHILSRLQVPSPSEAAT